A DNA window from Amphiprion ocellaris isolate individual 3 ecotype Okinawa chromosome 8, ASM2253959v1, whole genome shotgun sequence contains the following coding sequences:
- the LOC111574442 gene encoding 60S ribosomal protein L22 isoform X1, whose protein sequence is MAPVQKKQNTGKGGKKKKQVLKFTLDCTHPVEDGIMDAANFEQFLQERIKVNGKAGNLGGGVVSIERSKSKITVSSEVPFSKRYLKYLTKKYLKKNNLRDWLRVVANTKESYELRYFQINQDEEEEEDED, encoded by the exons ATGGCGCCTGTT CAGAAGAAGCAGAACACCGGCAAAGGTggtaagaagaagaagcaggtcCTGAAATTCACACTGGACTGCACCCATCCTGTTGAAGACGGTATCATGGATGCTGCCAACTTT GAGCAGTTTCTGCAGGAGCGCATCAAGGTGAACGGGAAAGCCGGCAACCTGGGTGGTGGTGTTGTTTCCATCGAGAGGAGCAAAAGCAAGATAACAGTTTCCTCTGAGGTGCCCTTCTCCAAAAG ATACTTGAAGTATCTGACCAAGAAGTACCTGAAGAAGAACAATCTTCGTGACTGGCTGCGCGTTGTGGCCAATACCAAGGAGAGTTATGAGCTTCGCTACTTTCAGATCAAtcaggatgaagaggaggaggaagatgaagattaA
- the LOC111574442 gene encoding 60S ribosomal protein L22 isoform X2, whose product MAPVKKQNTGKGGKKKKQVLKFTLDCTHPVEDGIMDAANFEQFLQERIKVNGKAGNLGGGVVSIERSKSKITVSSEVPFSKRYLKYLTKKYLKKNNLRDWLRVVANTKESYELRYFQINQDEEEEEDED is encoded by the exons ATGGCGCCTGTT AAGAAGCAGAACACCGGCAAAGGTggtaagaagaagaagcaggtcCTGAAATTCACACTGGACTGCACCCATCCTGTTGAAGACGGTATCATGGATGCTGCCAACTTT GAGCAGTTTCTGCAGGAGCGCATCAAGGTGAACGGGAAAGCCGGCAACCTGGGTGGTGGTGTTGTTTCCATCGAGAGGAGCAAAAGCAAGATAACAGTTTCCTCTGAGGTGCCCTTCTCCAAAAG ATACTTGAAGTATCTGACCAAGAAGTACCTGAAGAAGAACAATCTTCGTGACTGGCTGCGCGTTGTGGCCAATACCAAGGAGAGTTATGAGCTTCGCTACTTTCAGATCAAtcaggatgaagaggaggaggaagatgaagattaA
- the rcc2 gene encoding protein RCC2 homolog, with protein MPRKKVTDVSGNGGMKKKRASGKRKERDFSSDDEFDFEQENNKKPGKPAAKSGLQPVTVADDVKEKIKLECPKVKGQLLIFGATNWDLIGRKEVPKQQAAFRNLGQNLWGPHRYGCLNDVQVSNVMAGPCAAHSLLMTTEGKLWSWGRNDKGQLGHGDTKRLEAPKLIEALAEHVIVSAACGRNHTLALTEDGTVYSFGENKLGQLGQGNQTDAVLSPAPISYNGQPLVKVACGAEFSMVVDCKGNLYSFGCPEYGQLGHNSDGKFIARAQRIEFDCELIPRRVAIFIEKSKDGQVIPVPNVVVRDVACGANHTLVLDSQKRVFSWGFGGYGRLGHTEQKDEMVPRLVKLFDFPGRGASQIYTGYQCSFAVSEMGGLFFWGVTNTSRESTMYPKAVQDLCGWKVRSLACGKSSIIIAADESTISWGPSPTFGELGYGDNKPKSSTTAQEVKTLDGIYAEQVVMGYSHSLVIARQDTQQEQEKLKKLPEYNPRTL; from the exons ATGCCACGTAAGAAGGTGACAGATGTCTCAGGGAATGGTGGGATGAAAAAGAAGAGGGCCAGTGGcaaaaggaaagagagagactTCAGTAGTGATGATGAGTTTGACTTCGAGCAGGAGAACAACAAGAAACCTGGCAAGCCCGCTGCCAAGTCTGGTCTGCAACCGGTTACTGTTGCAGATGACGTCAAAGAGAAAATT AAATTGGAGTGCCCAAAGGTAAAAGGTCAACTGCTCATCTTTGGAGCAACCAACTGGGATTTGATTGGAAGAAAGGAGGTGCCCAAACAACAAG ctgCATTTCGCAACCTGGGTCAGAATCTGTGGGGTCCTCATCGCTATGGCTGTCTGAATGATGTCCAGGTTAGCAATGTGATGGCCGGACCCTGTGCTGCGCACAGTCTCCTTATGACCACTGAGGGCAAGTTGTGGAGCTGGG GTCGTAATGACAAAGGTCAGCTGGGTCATGGTGACACCAAGCGTCTGGAGGCTCCTAAGCTAATTGAGGCTTTGGCAGAGCATGTGATTGTTTCTGCGGCCTGCGGACGCAATCACACCCTGGCACTCACAG AGGATGGCACTGTCTACTCTTTTGGTGAGAACAAGCTAGGCCAGCTTGGCCAAGGCAACCAGACTGATGCGGTCCTCAGCCCAGCACCG ATTTCCTACAATGGCCAGCCCCTGGTGAAGGTAGCTTGTGGAGCTGAATTTAGCATGGTTGTAGACTGCAAAGGAAACCTGTACTCCTTCGGCTGCCCGGAGTATGGACAGCTAG GTCACAACAGTGATGGGAAGTTCATAGCTCGTGCCCAGCGCATTGAGTTTGACTGTGAGCTCATCCCTCGTCGTGTTGCCATCTTTATTGAGAAGTCTAAGGATGGCCAGGTCATCCCCGTGCCCAACGTGGTGGTCAGAGATGTGGCCTGTGGTGCTAACCACACG ctggTGCTGGACTCTCAAAAACGAGTGTTCAGCTGGGGTTTCGGTGGTTATGGGCGTCTGGGTCACACTGAGCAGAAGGATGAGATGGTTCCCCGACTGGTTAAACTTTTTGACTTTCCTGGACGAGGTGCCAGTCAGATCTATACAGGCTACCAGTGTTCATTCGCTGTCAGTGAGATGG GAGGGCTGTTTTTCTGGGGGGTGACAAACACTTCCAGAGAGTCAACCATGTACCCCAAAGCTGTGCAGGATCTGTGTGGCTGGAAGGTCCGCAGCCTGGCATGTGG GAAGAGCAGCATCATCATTGCTGCAGATGAGAGTACAATCAGCTGGGGACCTTCACCCACATTTGGAGAGCTG GGATATGGAGACAACAAACCCAAGTCCTCCACCACCGCCCAAGAGGTTAAGACTTTGGATGGCATCTATGCTGAGCAG GTGGTGATGGGGTACTCTCACTCTCTGGTTATTGCCAGACAGGACACTCAGCAGGAGCAGGAGAAACTGAAAAAGCTGCCTGAGTACAACCCCCGAACACTCTGA